The nucleotide window TATATCATGTTAAGGATGTTACTCCAGAAGCGGATGTCGCAGGTGAAGAAGAAGTTGAGGATATAATGTTCATATCCGATAAGGAAATTCTTGAAACTCGTGAAAAGTTAACTACAACTGACAGAGAACCTGATTTGATTTGTTTAGGATGTCCTCATGCATCCTTGGAAGAGATTAAACAGGTAGCTAACATTGTTCGAGGAAAAACTATTAAGAATAAATTATGGATTTGTACATCAGTTAGCGTTAAAGCAACTGCTGATAGGATGGGCTATACCAAAACTATTGAGGATGCAGGAGGTAATGTTGTCTGTGATACTTGTATGGTTGTAGCACCTATTGAAGAGATGGGCTTTGAAGTAATTGGTGTAAATTCAGCAAAAGCTGCAAACTATGTTCCATCAATGTGTGGACTGGATGTTGTTTATGGAGATTTAGAAAATCTTGTTCGTTTTGAATAGATTTTCTCAAATATTCTTTTTTTTTAATTTAATATGTAACTGGAAGTAAAAATATGGATGAATCTGACTTTAGAAAAGACACCACCTTTGGAGTGATTGGTGTTTGCGGTGCTAATGGCAATTTAATTGCAAGAATCCTTAAAGAAAGAGGATTCAATGTCATTGGAACTGATATTTCACAAAAACAAGATTGCAGATTTGCAAGTGCTCTTGAAGGTTATGATATTGAAGTTTTTTATGGTGAAACTCCAGATGAATTTTTTGAAAAGTCAGATTATATAATTCCACCTGCCAGTTTATCCAAAGATTCTAAAGTTTATAAAAGAATCAATAAGCCAGTTTTGGAATTAACTGATGTTATAGAAATTTTTAAGGCTAAAAAACCTGTATTTGGAATAACCGGCACTAATGGTAAAACAACCACAACAACTTTGCTTAAAAAAATCGCTGAAGACAATGGAATAAATCCTTGTAAACATAATCTGGAGGGAATGCAAGGGAATGCGGAATTCATTCCGATTTTGCAATCTAGATTGGATGCTGATGTTGGAATTTTGGAAGTGGGAACCTTTGGAGTTCCGGGCACTGTTGAAAGAATCGTTAAAAATACTGATATGGACTGCGGTTTGATTACAAACATTACTCCTGACCATTTAAAGGATTTGGGCAGCTTTATGGATTATGCCAATGTTAAGGGAGAAATGATTAAAGAGTTGGATGGTAAAAAAATCATTGTCAATGGTCATGATCCAACAATAATTGGGCTTTTAAGGCAGCTGAACTATAGCGGCGAAGTGATTACTTTCGGTGTTGATGTAACTCCCGATTCAATCGGTTTAAAGGAATGTGTCTGCGGTAATGAAATCACTGTTAAGGAAATTATTTCAGGTTGCGGTTATTACTTTTGTAAATGTGGCATAACAACTCCTCAAGTGGACTACATTGCAACAAATGTGGACCTGAATAATAGAACCTTTGATTTGCACACTCCCGAAGGAAAGTTAACTGTTAAAATGGCGATTGATGGGCTTCATAATGTTTATAATGTTACTGGAGTAATTATTGCAGCTCGCGAATTTTTAGGATTGCCTTTTGATAAAATCTTAAAACCAATATCCACTTTTACTGGTGTGGAAGGAAGAATGGAAAAAGTGGATACAATTGACGGCAAAACTGTTTTTGTAGATTATGCTCATAACCCTGCAGGCGTTAAAACTGTATTAAAAGAATTTCAAAAGTTGTTTGGGGAGTTTACAACAGTCATTACAATCTCTTCCGAGTCAGGTTATTCAAGCGATTTAGATATATTTAATAGTGTACTTAAATTTTCAAGATTTGTTGTTCCTGCATCTCCCGTATCTCAAAGGATAGCTATTGAAAAATTGAATGAAAATTCAAGGTTGAATGATAGGATATTCTTGAACCACATGAGTGATTTTAAAAAAGAGGGCACTCTTGGTGCAGATAAGGATGATGTGGCGGATGGTATAAGAAAAGCATTGAATTTGGATTGTGAAATGATAGTGGCCATTGGTGAGGCAGCTACCAAGTTCAAATCCGTTATTCATGATTTTAAGGAATAGATTAATCTATTCTATAATTTGTAATTTTTTGGTGGATTGCCTGAAAAATCGGCTATGGTTGCTTTTCCAGAGACTGTAAATACCTCAAAGGTTGGATTGTCTGCAGTTTCGTATAGTGATTTAACTAATTCATTTGAATCGATTACTTTTTGTTTTAACTCAAGATTGTCAGTGAATTCGGCTTCACCAGCAATTCTTAACCATGCAAATTCGGGTGTTGCAACTACAATTTCACAGTTTGGATTTGCATCTAATTCTTTGAACATTGGTTTTGTGTTTGCAGTGCAGAAGTATGGTTTTTCATCCTCTTCAAAGTAGAATAGTATTGGTCTTACTTTTGCATTTCCGTCAAGTCCGCTGGTTGCTAGGTATATTAAATTATTTTCTTTTAAAAAGTTTATTACATCGTTCATTTTAGTTCTCCTAATATTTTGTTGTTTGTAGTTTATTTTAAAGAATATAAAACGTTTTTGTAACTTGGGGGTAACGCAGTAACCTTTTAGTAACTGCTATTACTTTTCAGATGCTCTCTCTCAATGTTTATAAATATTTAAAAGAATAATAGTAGTAAGGTATTGTAGATTTAAAAATTTGTTTAGTTTAGAGGGCTTTGTTATGACTAGTTATATTAATCATCCTTTACTTAAAAAAGATGCAATCGAATCAAGACTGTATCAGCAGATTCTAGCGGGGGATGTGCTGAAAAAAGGAAATACTATGGTTGTAGCACCTACTGCATTAGGTAAAACAATTGTGGCAATATTGGTTGCAGCCGACAGATTGAATAAAGTCAAAAATTCCAAAGTCCTTGTTTTGGCACCTTCCAAACCTTTAGCGATTCAGCATGAAGACAGCTTTAAGGAATTTTTAACTCTTCCGTGCACTTCTATAACAGGAGCTATTAAAACTGATGAGCGTGTTAAAAGGTGGGAAGAATCCAGAATTATTTGTGCCACACCTCAAACAGTCGAATCTGACTTATTGAATGGGCGTTATGATTTAAGTAGTGTTTCTCTGATTGTTTTTGATGAATGCCATCATGGTGTTGGATCTTATTCTTATGTTTATTTGGCATCAAGATATGTTCGTGAATCCAAATTTAATTTAATATTGGGTTTGACAGCATCTCCGGGTTCAGACAAATCAAAAATTAATGAAGTTTGCAAAAATCTCTATATTCAAAACATTGTTGTTAAAACAGAAGATGACACTGATGTTAAACCATATTTTAATCCGGTTGAAATTGATTGGGTTAGAATTAAAATGAGTGAAGAGTTGGAAAAAATTAAAGTCCATGTTAATAAGGCATTGAAGATTAGACTTAAAGCCTTAAAAAATATGGGTATTATTAAAACAGTTTCTGTTGGAAAAACTGATGTTCTAAAAGCTAGAGGTAGGATTCAAGGTGAAATTGCCAGAACCACAAATCCGGACAAGGATTTGTTTCAGGCCATTTCAATATTGAGTGCTGTTATCAACCTGCAGCATGCCGAAGAGTTGATTGAAACTCAGGGTGTATCCACCTTCAATAAATATGTTGCAAGGCTACGTAAAAAGAAAACTAAAGCTGCAAAGTCATTACTCTGGGATGATAATTTTTCACGTGCTGTTAAACTTGCAAGAGATGCTGAAAAAAATGGTTGGGAACATCCAAAATTAAGGGAACTATCTAAAATTCTTAAAAAGGAGCTTGGATTGGGGGATGGTCAAACTAAACTTCAGTCAACAAGATTCACAGAAAATGAAGATGACAGTTCTTCTAAAATCATTGTTTTTACCCAATATAGGGATACACTTGAAATGATTCATCAAAAGCTTGAAAAAGATGGAATTAAATCCGCTAAATTTTTTGGTCAGGCAGCAAAGGATGGCAAAAAGGGTTTAACCCAAAAGCAACAGAAAGCCATTATTAAATCATTTAGAATGGGAGAATATGACGTTCTTTTATCAACCAGTGTTGCAGAGGAAGGTATTGATATTCCTGCTGTTGATTTGGTAATATTATATGAACCGGTTCCTTCTGAAGTTAGGATGATTCAAAGAAGAGGGAGGACTGGCCGTAAAAGAACCGGTCGTGTGAAGGTATTAGTAACAAATGGAACCCGAGATGAGGCTTATTTCTGGTCTTCCATTAATAAAGAACATCATATGAAAAACCAATTGATTGATGATGATGTTTTAAAGGAATTAAATCAATCTGCAGTTCAAAGAATGGAAAACGAAAAGAAAGTTAAAGTTAT belongs to uncultured Methanobrevibacter sp. and includes:
- a CDS encoding Mur ligase family protein codes for the protein MDESDFRKDTTFGVIGVCGANGNLIARILKERGFNVIGTDISQKQDCRFASALEGYDIEVFYGETPDEFFEKSDYIIPPASLSKDSKVYKRINKPVLELTDVIEIFKAKKPVFGITGTNGKTTTTTLLKKIAEDNGINPCKHNLEGMQGNAEFIPILQSRLDADVGILEVGTFGVPGTVERIVKNTDMDCGLITNITPDHLKDLGSFMDYANVKGEMIKELDGKKIIVNGHDPTIIGLLRQLNYSGEVITFGVDVTPDSIGLKECVCGNEITVKEIISGCGYYFCKCGITTPQVDYIATNVDLNNRTFDLHTPEGKLTVKMAIDGLHNVYNVTGVIIAAREFLGLPFDKILKPISTFTGVEGRMEKVDTIDGKTVFVDYAHNPAGVKTVLKEFQKLFGEFTTVITISSESGYSSDLDIFNSVLKFSRFVVPASPVSQRIAIEKLNENSRLNDRIFLNHMSDFKKEGTLGADKDDVADGIRKALNLDCEMIVAIGEAATKFKSVIHDFKE
- a CDS encoding pyridoxamine 5'-phosphate oxidase family protein, giving the protein MNDVINFLKENNLIYLATSGLDGNAKVRPILFYFEEDEKPYFCTANTKPMFKELDANPNCEIVVATPEFAWLRIAGEAEFTDNLELKQKVIDSNELVKSLYETADNPTFEVFTVSGKATIADFSGNPPKNYKL
- a CDS encoding DEAD/DEAH box helicase, with the translated sequence MTSYINHPLLKKDAIESRLYQQILAGDVLKKGNTMVVAPTALGKTIVAILVAADRLNKVKNSKVLVLAPSKPLAIQHEDSFKEFLTLPCTSITGAIKTDERVKRWEESRIICATPQTVESDLLNGRYDLSSVSLIVFDECHHGVGSYSYVYLASRYVRESKFNLILGLTASPGSDKSKINEVCKNLYIQNIVVKTEDDTDVKPYFNPVEIDWVRIKMSEELEKIKVHVNKALKIRLKALKNMGIIKTVSVGKTDVLKARGRIQGEIARTTNPDKDLFQAISILSAVINLQHAEELIETQGVSTFNKYVARLRKKKTKAAKSLLWDDNFSRAVKLARDAEKNGWEHPKLRELSKILKKELGLGDGQTKLQSTRFTENEDDSSSKIIVFTQYRDTLEMIHQKLEKDGIKSAKFFGQAAKDGKKGLTQKQQKAIIKSFRMGEYDVLLSTSVAEEGIDIPAVDLVILYEPVPSEVRMIQRRGRTGRKRTGRVKVLVTNGTRDEAYFWSSINKEHHMKNQLIDDDVLKELNQSAVQRMENEKKVKVIDKPKKENDFPIVYADSREGNSKVIRHLTEMEMDVKIRSMAVGDYQVSDEVAIERKTAKDFVDSLIDKRLFKQARELSEEFKKPLLILEGDDLYAGMVNANAIRGSIASIALDFGISIIPTRNAQDTAAMIKRIAIREQNGEHTPVQIRTDKKPVSLLEQQLFIIESLPNIGPVNAKALLEHFGSVGNVINASEKDLQEVEGIGKKTAENIRSVIDSKYLYFKKEIKERKLL